TCTTCTCCTGTGTTGTAATACGAGAGGACACTCTCCTCGATGGTTGCGCGGTCAAAGGAAAGCTGGCGGATCATCACACCTTCATCCCGGAGGGTCTCTGCAATTGCATCCCTGATGTCGGAGCGAGCGGTGATGACGGCTTCACGGTTGTCATTGGTGTATTCCGCCGCAATCAGATCGGGATGGCTGAATTTGGGCATGGCATCGCGGGTTTCGACCAGGATCTTCACCTGTTCGAGCCGGGTTGCATCAAAAGTCTGGGTCAGTTCTTTCCACGTGCCCCGTGCCACCAGCCTTCCCTGGGACAATACGCCGATGGAAGAGCAGACCAGACTGACTTCTGAGAGGATGTGGGACGAGACGAGTATGGTCTTTCCGTCTACCGCCATCTGTTTGATTATTTTACGGTAATCAGCGACTCCTTGGGGATCCAGGTTTGCTGTTGGTTCGTCCAGGATGATTACGGCCGGGTCATTCAGGAGTGCCTTGGCAATTCCAAGGCGCTGACGCATGCCTTTTGAGTAGCCCCCGACCAGTTTCTCCACGCCGTCGAGGTTCACGAGCGACAGCAGTTCATCGATGCGGGAATTCCGTGCGGCGGCGTCCATGCCATAGAGACGGGCGAAAAAGTCGAGGTTTTCTCCGGCGGTGAGGTTTGTGTAGAAGCCGACGTCTTCCGGCATATAGCCGATGCGGTGCTTCACCTCGATGGGGTTTTTTGCAACCTCGATGCCGTCTATCAGGCATCTTCCCGCCGTCGGTTCGATAAGGCCCGTGAGCATCAGGATGGTGGTGCTTTTCCCGGCGCCATTTGGTCCCAGGAGGCCGAATATCTCGCCGTCCGGGATCTCAAAGGTGAGATCATCGACGGCATAGACACCGTTATATGCTTTTGAGAGGTGGTCAAAGGTGATCATGGTTTCACTATCCCGGTAGAGGAATGCAGAAATATGGTCTGCGAATGGTTATTAGAGTTGTCGCACAGTTGTGAACATATCGGAAATAGTAAATGATTGTTCGATAACAACGATATCCAGGACGAATGTCTGGGTATCCTGTTTTGGGTTCGGGGGGCGTCACGAAGGAGAGGGGAGCGCCCTCTCCGGGGAAAGGAGGACCACGGGATTAGCTGGTGGGAGACGGGACTGGTATATTGGATGGCAGATTCAGAGAGAGGAATGGGGAGGTACGAATGTTCGGCGGGGCCGGTTAGGAAGACGATTGTGCCATATTATTCATATCTGTTACCATCAAACGTAGTGCAATGACGCATCGGGTTTTCATCCTATTTCTGATGATGATAGTACTGGTCCTTCCTGCCGGTGCTGCCGGGGACCGGAATGACCTGAATTACCATGCCGATGCGGACAATGTGCCGGTGATATACATCACTGATACCGGAGAATATACCTCTTCTCTGACATTCATCCCCCTGATCAAAGCACAGCCGTATGTCAGGGCTGAAGATCATGATGAATGGGATGGTGACGATGTTATTACCCTGATTGCCCTTGACTCCGACGATCTTCGTTACCTGTATGCGAACGAAGCATTGTTCGCCTATGACGGCAGTGATGGTGACCGTGGCGCGTTTATTATAAAAAATGAAGAAAATGGCTATGAAGCGCTTGTATCTGGCGGCAGTGGCGGTGGCTCCGGGTATCCTGAGGATGTTCGCGGTTCTGAGATGGAGGTTTGCTGCGCAGAGACGAAGCAAAAAGAGGTTTATCTCCCGGACCTGCTCCAGGGGGTTCTGTTTTCGGTGACCGATCTCTGGATGTCTTTTAACAATCCGCCGTACTATCTGGTAGATCTGGGTCAGAAGCCGGTCGAGCCCATGGATTTTTCGCCGGCCAATAATTTTGTGTCATCCGGCAGCACGGATCATCACTTTCAGCTGTATGTTCCCCGGGAAAAACGCCATCTCTGGGTCGATCTCACATGGGCCGGACCCGAGACGGGGTATCAGCTGACCATATATCCGCCTGACTCCGTCATCGGACCGTTTGAAGATGCTGCCGACGGGGAGATAAATCAACGCATCTATCTGGATATCTCTGCGTCGCCGCAGCTGACTCCCGGGATGTGGTATTACACCGTGACCAACCTGAACGGCGGAAACAGCAACTTTAATTTCACGAATTATTACTGATGGGGAGAGCGGAATGAAGAGGGTCTGGTATCTGGTAATGGTCATTGCGATCCTCGGCCTCTGTATGACGGGGGCCTCTGCGAACCACTATGTTGTGCAGTCGGGCTACGATCACCCGGCTGAAGGGACGATGGTCTCCCCGCAGCCCGTCTCGTTCTGGGAGCTGCCCCTCTGGATCATTCTTCTCCAGTGTGCCTGTCTGCCAGCAGAGATCTTTGGAGTGGTACAATGGTGGGGGCTCCTTGGTCTCTACCAGATACGCGGAGACGATCTGCTCGCAAATGAGACCCGCCGGAAGATCTACGACTGCATCCGGAAAAACCCGGGGATCCATCTGCGGGGCATCGGAAAAGAGACCGATATTACGCTGGGTACCCTTCGCTATCACATCGACCAACTGCGGCGCAGCCACGCCATTGCAGTATGTGAAGACCGGGGCTATACGCACTACTTTGAGAACAGCGGTACCTATTCCACCTCGCAACAGGCGGTACTGAAGCATATGCGGAATGAAACGACGCGGGAGATTCTTGCGGTTCTTGCCGAAGATCGGTTTGCCTCGAGAAAAGATATTGCCGAATCGCTCGGGATTGCCGGTTCCACCGTGACCTGGCATATGAAGCGTCTGGAAGATGACGGGGTGATCGATGTCCGCACGGAAGGACGGTTTGTGTCATACATCATCCGCGATGATGCCGAATCCGTGATCCGGGATTGCCGGTATCTTTCGGGTTGAAAACCCGTGTAATCTTCGCGGCGTCCGCGGGTTTTCTATTATATGTAAATTGGGCTTTTGACAGAAGCCGGCACTATCGCCGGAACCCCTCAGATCTCCATCCGGTGTTCACCCACAATATCACGGAAGAGCTCTTCTTCATCCCGCACCGTGCAGCGGTTCGCAAAATACCGGTTGATATTCTTGATGTCCCGCACAAGAAACGCAATCGCCTTTGGGTGGTTGGGGGTCACTGCCTGTCCGATGTCGATGATGATCGGGTGCTCTCCATCCCAGAGAATATTGAACTCCGAGAGGTCAGCGTGGACGAGTTCCGCCTCATTAAAGAGGGTTTTCATCGCGGCAGTAATTTCGTCATAGACCGCCTGGTAGTCATCCGGCCGGGAGAGACGCAGCTGGGGATAGGCGACCTCATCTTCGCCCATGAACTCCATTAAAAGGATATTGCGGTCAAAGTGTACCGGACGGGGCACCCGGATGCCTGCGTCATGGGCACGGGCCAGATTGGAATACTCCTTTTTGGTCCAGGCGAATATCAGGTCCTTTTTGGCCCGTTTCACCGAGGAGAAACGAGGGTCACCGACAATATACTCGCTCATCGACCGGAAGTTTGCCGACTGGATTCGGTATATTTTGATGGCAATCGGCATCTCCTCACCAACGCCATAGAAGACGTTTGCCTCCTTTCCGGTGGAGATGGGGCCGCCGATCTCCTGGATCTTCTTCTTATGCACCAGCCGGTAGAGGGAGAGGAGGGTGATGTCATCGAAGACATTCTCTGATACCTTCATTTGGTCGGCGTCGCGTATTCGAACTCCCATCCGCTCGGTTTCGCGGTCAAAACGTTCGATGAGTGCGTCTCTCTTTCCCATGGTCTGTGCTCTCCCGATTAATTGTATCAATTTATTCTGTGAGAATCTGCTCACTCGCTGTTCATGAACGCCCGGGCATCTGCAAGCGCCTCGATGAGTCCCGCGGAAACAGCGCCTTTCAGGTCAGCCGGGTGGATGTTCCCTGCGCCATATGCCGCTTCCATCTCCTCGTATGAGGCATAGGTGACGTCGCCGCCGAACTTCTCCGGGCGGTGCAGGGTGACCGTCCCGAGGCGGGGGAAGACATGGTACTTCAGTGTCTGGAGTACCGGGTTTTCCTCGATCTCCGGGGGGCAGAAGGCCTTCTTCATCTTCTTTGTGATGGTCTCTTCTGAGTCTGCGACCGAGATATAGTTCCCGGAAGAGGAAGCCATCTTCTTGCCATCCAGACCGTTAAGGATAGGGGTGTGGATGCACAAGGGTGCCTTAATCCCGATGGACGGGAGGTGTTCACGGGCGAGCATATGGATCTTGCGCTGGTCAATACCGCCGACTGCCGCATCTACATTGAGACGGGCGATATCAACCATCTGCATGATGGGGTAGACCATCTGGGAGACGGTCGGGTTCTCCATCTGGCGTCCGACCTCGTTCATCGAGCGTGTGGCCCGGTTGAGCG
Above is a window of Methanogenium organophilum DNA encoding:
- a CDS encoding ABC transporter ATP-binding protein, whose protein sequence is MITFDHLSKAYNGVYAVDDLTFEIPDGEIFGLLGPNGAGKSTTILMLTGLIEPTAGRCLIDGIEVAKNPIEVKHRIGYMPEDVGFYTNLTAGENLDFFARLYGMDAAARNSRIDELLSLVNLDGVEKLVGGYSKGMRQRLGIAKALLNDPAVIILDEPTANLDPQGVADYRKIIKQMAVDGKTILVSSHILSEVSLVCSSIGVLSQGRLVARGTWKELTQTFDATRLEQVKILVETRDAMPKFSHPDLIAAEYTNDNREAVITARSDIRDAIAETLRDEGVMIRQLSFDRATIEESVLSYYNTGEEQA
- a CDS encoding winged helix-turn-helix transcriptional regulator; this translates as MKRVWYLVMVIAILGLCMTGASANHYVVQSGYDHPAEGTMVSPQPVSFWELPLWIILLQCACLPAEIFGVVQWWGLLGLYQIRGDDLLANETRRKIYDCIRKNPGIHLRGIGKETDITLGTLRYHIDQLRRSHAIAVCEDRGYTHYFENSGTYSTSQQAVLKHMRNETTREILAVLAEDRFASRKDIAESLGIAGSTVTWHMKRLEDDGVIDVRTEGRFVSYIIRDDAESVIRDCRYLSG
- a CDS encoding serine protein kinase RIO, with the translated sequence MGKRDALIERFDRETERMGVRIRDADQMKVSENVFDDITLLSLYRLVHKKKIQEIGGPISTGKEANVFYGVGEEMPIAIKIYRIQSANFRSMSEYIVGDPRFSSVKRAKKDLIFAWTKKEYSNLARAHDAGIRVPRPVHFDRNILLMEFMGEDEVAYPQLRLSRPDDYQAVYDEITAAMKTLFNEAELVHADLSEFNILWDGEHPIIIDIGQAVTPNHPKAIAFLVRDIKNINRYFANRCTVRDEEELFRDIVGEHRMEI
- a CDS encoding tyrosine--tRNA ligase produces the protein MDSYALATRNTVEVVTDEELRSVLSQDKKRVYAGYEPSGEIHLGHLVTINKLIDLQNAGFEVVVLLADLHAYLNRKGTMEEVRELADYNRRCFEAVGLTDAEFVMGSDFQLSPEYQLDVLMLSQRITLNRATRSMNEVGRQMENPTVSQMVYPIMQMVDIARLNVDAAVGGIDQRKIHMLAREHLPSIGIKAPLCIHTPILNGLDGKKMASSSGNYISVADSEETITKKMKKAFCPPEIEENPVLQTLKYHVFPRLGTVTLHRPEKFGGDVTYASYEEMEAAYGAGNIHPADLKGAVSAGLIEALADARAFMNSE